In Andreesenia angusta, the following are encoded in one genomic region:
- the rplA gene encoding 50S ribosomal protein L1, with protein MAKKGKRFQEISKLVDKENLYGADEALELVQKTAKAKFDESIELSIKLGVDPRHADQQVRGAVVLPNGTGKDKKVLVFAKGEKAKEAEAAGADFVGAEELVEKIQKENWFGFDVVVATPDMMGVVGRIGRVLGPKGLMPNPKSGTVTFEVKKAVDDIKAGKVEYRVDKAGIVHVSFGKASFGTEKLKENFDALMDAVIKAKPSAAKGKYLRSVVVSSTMGPGIKLNAQKLMD; from the coding sequence ATGGCTAAAAAAGGTAAAAGATTTCAAGAGATATCTAAGCTTGTAGACAAGGAAAATTTATACGGGGCTGACGAAGCTCTAGAGCTAGTTCAAAAGACAGCTAAAGCTAAGTTTGACGAGTCTATAGAGCTATCTATAAAACTAGGTGTAGATCCTAGACATGCTGACCAGCAGGTAAGAGGAGCAGTTGTTCTTCCTAACGGAACAGGAAAAGACAAGAAAGTACTAGTATTTGCAAAAGGAGAAAAAGCTAAAGAAGCTGAGGCTGCTGGAGCTGACTTCGTAGGAGCAGAGGAACTAGTAGAGAAGATACAGAAAGAAAACTGGTTCGGATTTGACGTTGTTGTTGCAACTCCAGACATGATGGGTGTTGTAGGAAGAATAGGTAGAGTGCTAGGACCTAAAGGTCTAATGCCAAACCCTAAGTCAGGAACAGTAACTTTCGAAGTTAAAAAAGCTGTTGACGATATAAAGGCTGGTAAAGTTGAATATAGAGTTGACAAAGCTGGTATAGTTCACGTTTCTTTCGGAAAAGCTTCGTTTGGAACAGAGAAACTGAAGGAAAACTTCGATGCACTAATGGACGCTGTTATAAAAGCTAAGCCATCAGCTGCAAAAGGAAAATACCTTAGAAGCGTTGTAGTTTCAAGCACTATGGGGCCTGGAATAAAGCTTAACGCTCAGAAGTTAATGGACTAA
- the rplL gene encoding 50S ribosomal protein L7/L12, producing the protein MTIEQILEAIEEMKVLELNELVKAAEEKFGVSASAPVMVAGGAVAGGAAAEEKSEFEVVLASAGAEKIKVIKVVRELTGLGLKEAKEIVDGAPKTLKDAASKEEAEEIKAKLSEVGATVELK; encoded by the coding sequence ATGACTATAGAGCAAATATTAGAAGCTATAGAGGAAATGAAAGTTCTTGAGCTAAACGAACTAGTTAAAGCGGCAGAAGAGAAATTTGGAGTATCAGCATCAGCACCAGTTATGGTAGCAGGTGGAGCAGTGGCAGGTGGAGCAGCAGCAGAAGAGAAATCTGAGTTCGAGGTTGTACTTGCAAGCGCTGGAGCAGAGAAGATAAAAGTTATAAAAGTAGTTAGAGAGTTAACTGGACTAGGACTTAAGGAAGCTAAAGAAATAGTTGACGGAGCTCCTAAGACACTAAAAGACGCTGCGTCTAAAGAAGAAGCAGAAGAAATAAAGGCTAAGCTAAGCGAAGTAGGAGCTACAGTAGAACTTAAGTAG
- the rplJ gene encoding 50S ribosomal protein L10: protein MSKAIEIKQGLVSEIAEKLDKATSCVVVDYRGLTVEEVTELRNKFREAGVDYKVYKNTMVRRAASQINKMEEFNDEKLVGTNAFAISYDDAVIPAKVVSDFAKTHPNLEFKMGYIEGEFYDAAGLEELSKIPSREELIAKLLGSLKAPMSNFVYLLDAIAKQKEEQTA, encoded by the coding sequence ATGTCAAAAGCTATTGAAATAAAGCAAGGTTTAGTTTCAGAGATAGCAGAAAAACTTGACAAGGCTACATCTTGTGTAGTTGTTGACTATAGGGGACTTACAGTTGAGGAAGTTACTGAGCTTAGAAACAAGTTTAGAGAAGCTGGAGTTGATTATAAAGTTTATAAAAACACTATGGTTAGAAGAGCAGCAAGCCAAATCAACAAGATGGAAGAATTCAACGATGAGAAACTTGTTGGAACTAACGCTTTTGCAATAAGCTACGACGACGCTGTAATACCAGCTAAAGTTGTAAGCGACTTCGCTAAAACTCATCCAAACCTAGAGTTCAAGATGGGATATATCGAGGGAGAGTTCTACGATGCAGCTGGACTTGAAGAGCTATCTAAGATACCTTCAAGAGAAGAGCTTATCGCGAAACTTCTTGGAAGCCTTAAGGCTCCAATGTCTAACTTTGTTTACTTACTTGATGCGATTGCAAAGCAGAAAGAAGAGCAAACAGCGTAG